The window CCCGCGGAGCGGGTCCCTCCGGGCTGCGCCCGTCACAGCGAGCCGGGTCGCTGCGCTCCCCGGCCGCTCCCGCTCCGCGTGAGCGGATGCGGCTCGCTCCGCTCACCACCAGGCGGCACGCGCTCCGCGCCCGCCACCCAACCGCAGGGCATCCGGCCCGCGTTGCGGGCCGGGGCCGGCCTCCGGCCGACCCGTGGCCTCCGCTGCGCTCCAGCCACACCGGGCGCACCCCCACTCCCCCGTGCGGGCCAGGCGTGCCACGCTCCGCGCGGCCCACCCACGGGCCTGCGGCCCGAGCAGCAGCAAGAGGAAGGGGAGGTGACAGGTGGTCGGGCGAGTGACGGGGCGCGGGGGCCGGCCCCTCTCGGAGAGGGGCCGGGACTGAGGGGCCATCAAGGCCCTGGATTCGCTTGCGATAAGGCAAGACTAGCAGCTTTCGGCCACGTTAGAGGGAATCTCGGGATTCTGTGTGCTTCATTTTGGGAGCCAAGATAAGCTATGGACTCAGAGCACACCAACCCGGACCCCTCCGGAGCGATATCGAGGTCCATCCCCCGGCCTTGCCTGTGCTCTGGCGAGGCAGAGAACCGAGCCGATCACATCCGTCCAACCGTAGCCCTCACGGTTCGTCTACGTGCAGGTTTCCCGTTTCCCGCCGCTCGAATCGAGTGGGCAGCACCCCAGGAGAAGGCAGGCGAATATGTCGAGCACAGACCACGTTGACCAGCGCGAGGCAGCCCAGCGAGAAGCCATTGACGCGGTCGTGCGCGCCCTCGAATTGCCTGCAAGATCACTTGTGCCCGAACGAGGGCTTCGAACGCAGGTGATCATGGCGACCGGGTCCGGGAAGACCCGGGTGGCGGTCCGCAGCGCGGAGGAGCTCCACGCGGGCCGTGTGCTGGTGCTCGTGCCCTCGCTGGACCTGCTCGCCCAGACCGAGTCCGCGTGGCGCGAGGGGGGCCGCAGGGGGCCGATGATCGGGGTGTCCTCGCTGCGGGGCGAGGAGGTGTCCTTCCCCAACACCACGGACGTGGACGAGCTGGTGGAGTGGACCCGGGGCCTGGACAAGGTCACCGTCTACGCCACGTACGCCAGTCTCGGACTCGGCACGCTGGAACGCGCGCACGCCGGGGGCCTCGCGGCCTGGGACCTGATCGTCGTGGACGAAGCCCACCGCGTTTCGGGCCGGATCGGGAAGCCGTGGGCGGTCGTGCACGACAACCAGAAGATCCCGTCCCTGCGCCGTCTGTACATGACGGCCACGCCCCGGCTGTGGCAGCTCGGAGACGAGAACGAGGCCGGCGCACCCGGCGAGCTGGTCGCGAGCATGGAAGACGACCCCGAAAGCCCCTTCGGCAGCCGCTGCTTCACCCTGACCCTCTCGGACGCCATCGACCGGGGAATCTGTGCCCCCTACCAGGTCGTATGCGTCGACGTCACCGACACCGCCCTCCAGGCCGCGCAGCTCCTGGGCGCCGAAAGCCGCTCGGCAGAGGTCCGCGGAGCCCGACTCGCCGCCCTGCAGACCGCCCTGGTGAAGGCGTCTGCGGAGGAGAACTTCCGGCGCACGCTCGTCTTCCACCACGTCGTGAAGGAGGCCGAAGCCTTCGCGGTCGGCCTTCCCGACGTCGCCGCGCAGCTGCACGCCAGCGACCCGGAGCTCTACCCGAAGACGATCTGGGCGGACTGGCTGTGCGGCGACCACAAGCCCCTCCACCGGCGCCGCCTGCTGGGCGAGTTCGCGGCCGGGATCGCCACGGACGGCACCGTCGTGGAGAAGTGCTTCCTGTGCTCGGTGAAGGTCCTGGGCGAGGGCGTCGACACCAAGAACTGCGACTCCGTGTACTGGGCGGACGTTCGCGGGTCGATGCCCGACCTCGTCCAAGCGGTGGGCCGGGCGCTGCGGATGCAGCCGGGCGAGGGCAAGGTGGCCTCGCTCGTGGTGCCGGTGCTGCTCGGGCCGGGCGAGACGGCGGACAACATGCTCACGAGCCGGGCGTTCGGCGGGCTGGCGAAGCTGCTGGAGGCGCTGCGGGCGCACGACGCGCGGATCGTTGAGAGCCTCGCGGAGCAGCAGGCCCCGAGCCGCTACAAGCCCGTCAGCAAGGACGACAGCGGCAAGAGCACCGACGGGAGCGGCGAGGGCGCCGGAGGCGTCAGCGGCCCCGCCAAGGCACTGCTGAAGTTCTCCACGCCCCGCGACCCGGCCGCCCTCGCCGCGTTCATCAACCTGCGGGTCCTCAACCCGGAGCACGAGCACTGGCGGCGCGGCGTGGAGGCCGCCGTCATCTACGCCCGCGAGCACGGCGACCTGCGCGTCCCGTTCACGTTCCGGGTGCCCGCCGCCGTCGACGGCCAGGAGGCCGAAGAGGCCGGGTGGCCGGCCTCGCTCGCCGGGTTCCCTCTTGGGCAGTGGACCGCCGACGCTCGCCGGTTCTACGCCCGCAGTGACATGGACGAGGACCG of the Streptomyces sp. AM 2-1-1 genome contains:
- a CDS encoding DEAD/DEAH box helicase translates to MSSTDHVDQREAAQREAIDAVVRALELPARSLVPERGLRTQVIMATGSGKTRVAVRSAEELHAGRVLVLVPSLDLLAQTESAWREGGRRGPMIGVSSLRGEEVSFPNTTDVDELVEWTRGLDKVTVYATYASLGLGTLERAHAGGLAAWDLIVVDEAHRVSGRIGKPWAVVHDNQKIPSLRRLYMTATPRLWQLGDENEAGAPGELVASMEDDPESPFGSRCFTLTLSDAIDRGICAPYQVVCVDVTDTALQAAQLLGAESRSAEVRGARLAALQTALVKASAEENFRRTLVFHHVVKEAEAFAVGLPDVAAQLHASDPELYPKTIWADWLCGDHKPLHRRRLLGEFAAGIATDGTVVEKCFLCSVKVLGEGVDTKNCDSVYWADVRGSMPDLVQAVGRALRMQPGEGKVASLVVPVLLGPGETADNMLTSRAFGGLAKLLEALRAHDARIVESLAEQQAPSRYKPVSKDDSGKSTDGSGEGAGGVSGPAKALLKFSTPRDPAALAAFINLRVLNPEHEHWRRGVEAAVIYAREHGDLRVPFTFRVPAAVDGQEAEEAGWPASLAGFPLGQWTADARRFYARSDMDEDRVAQLEKLGMIWSHFDVAWEEGLSAARGWASEHGHLLAPLDATFQGAKVGIFLKNARAAARKAQENEQRRAEGLPVESSAGALSDERREQLEEVDASWCPSWPVTWQRCFHLVRMHLDAGAALPTEAGDVVRQGEDLGRWVQSVRLGWDQLTTVQQWMCEQVLGIEPASEDEKPPPRRTQADKWAMNYEAARQFYEREGHLQVPRKHVERIGGEGQEEREYRLGSWIGNQRSRASTLTPERMEQLSAIGMRWS